One genomic region from Fictibacillus marinisediminis encodes:
- a CDS encoding class I adenylate-forming enzyme family protein, whose product MTIHGFLERNARKFPTKEAFISGTARLTYSDMNAKANQLARLLIENGVRKNERMAIMSRNNEHFFYAYFALLKAGAIPVPLNTRLKSTEVHSILERMDCRGILYEQSFQSCVSQEAIVFPLLAVSLEHAVNQSLPFSSDNLNFSIDTNEICEIMLTSGTTGLPKGVMLTHAQVASVAMAIAVEFHLTHLDRILSQMPLSHSAPLNCFFMGGLYCGASHVLGDFTPQNFLQRIHQEKTTFTFASPIAYLLAAKEPSLSNYDLSSMRVFAYGGGAMPLASYHFVTKAFHNKNFYQVYGLTEAGPNGSLLRPEEHEQKPGSIGKTAVVNMEIKVINEDGTETAPGEYGEIILAGDSVMSGYFNNEIATEEIFRDGWIYTGDIAYRDEDGYLFIVDRKKDMIIPGGVNVYPREIEETLTKHPDVLQACVVGVQDQEWGETIKAVIVRKEDSVLSETDLKNFVSGHLAAYKCPRVYSFVAELPYNANGKIVKQLVKEM is encoded by the coding sequence ATGACCATTCACGGGTTCTTGGAACGAAACGCCCGGAAGTTCCCAACGAAAGAAGCATTTATTTCTGGTACAGCACGATTGACATACAGCGATATGAATGCCAAAGCCAATCAGCTTGCCCGACTACTGATTGAAAACGGCGTCAGGAAGAACGAACGAATGGCGATCATGTCGCGAAACAATGAGCATTTCTTCTATGCGTATTTTGCTTTATTAAAAGCGGGAGCCATTCCTGTTCCTCTCAACACACGGCTCAAGTCGACCGAGGTCCATTCTATTTTAGAAAGGATGGATTGCAGAGGAATCCTTTATGAGCAATCTTTTCAGTCATGCGTTTCACAGGAGGCTATAGTTTTTCCACTTCTGGCGGTTTCCTTGGAACATGCCGTTAACCAATCCCTCCCCTTCTCATCCGATAATCTGAACTTCTCGATTGATACGAACGAGATTTGTGAGATCATGCTCACTTCAGGAACGACGGGTCTTCCAAAAGGAGTGATGCTCACTCATGCCCAGGTTGCCTCTGTTGCCATGGCGATCGCAGTAGAATTCCATTTAACTCACCTGGACCGTATACTCTCTCAGATGCCTCTTTCCCATTCTGCTCCACTAAATTGTTTTTTCATGGGCGGGCTTTATTGCGGTGCTTCTCATGTTCTTGGAGATTTCACACCTCAGAATTTTCTCCAAAGGATCCATCAAGAAAAAACGACTTTCACCTTTGCCTCTCCTATCGCTTATTTGCTTGCAGCCAAAGAACCTTCCCTATCGAATTATGATCTATCCAGCATGCGGGTATTCGCCTATGGCGGCGGAGCCATGCCGCTTGCTTCCTATCATTTTGTGACAAAAGCCTTTCATAACAAAAACTTTTATCAGGTATACGGCTTGACGGAGGCCGGGCCGAATGGATCTCTTTTGCGGCCCGAGGAACATGAACAGAAACCAGGAAGTATTGGAAAAACGGCGGTTGTCAACATGGAGATCAAAGTCATCAATGAGGATGGAACGGAAACGGCTCCTGGAGAATACGGAGAAATTATTTTAGCGGGTGACAGTGTCATGTCCGGCTATTTCAACAACGAAATCGCAACAGAAGAAATTTTTCGTGACGGGTGGATTTATACCGGGGACATCGCGTATCGCGACGAGGATGGTTATCTGTTCATTGTTGATCGTAAAAAGGACATGATCATTCCAGGCGGAGTCAATGTGTATCCTCGGGAGATTGAAGAAACACTGACGAAGCATCCAGATGTTCTTCAGGCCTGTGTAGTAGGAGTTCAAGATCAGGAGTGGGGTGAAACGATTAAAGCTGTCATTGTAAGAAAAGAAGACTCGGTGCTGTCAGAAACCGATCTAAAAAACTTTGTGTCTGGCCATCTTGCTGCCTACAAGTGTCCCCGTGTCTATAGTTTTGTAGCGGAGCTGCCATACAATGCGAACGGTAAAATAGTAAAACAGCTTGTAAAGGAGATGTGA
- a CDS encoding ABC transporter ATP-binding protein, with translation MVKRKKERFFYSSEPPIDKPFNWGLMTRLFEYMSPYRKSLLPKAVIAMLLTTGIRLVVPIFIGVLTFDHAIKNKNTPLLIELITSIAVMYIVSWVANTYRIRWMNELGQLVICDIRQHLFKHIQQLSHRFFDQRSAGSILVRVINDVNSLQDLFTNGVINVLMDLILLVGIIVLMFVYSPPLALAIMVVVPLMFVISTSIRRRIRRSWQVVRARQAKINSHLNESIQGIRVTQSYTQEQENMNFFDGINNDNLLSWKQATRLNAMFRPFVDVSNAIGTVILIWYGSHLIQQGSLEMGVFVSFAFYLGMFWEPISRLGQVYNQLLVGMASSERIFEFLDERPNVAEITNPVEPDDVRGKVVFKEVEFSYDGKRKALNGIDLNIKAGETVAFVGHTGSGKSTIANLICRFYDATSGSVEIDDIPIKHLKLESLRQQVSIVLQDTFIFSGTIMENIRFGRPGASDEEVQRAAEAVGANLFINKLKDGYHTEVEERGNVLSVGERQLLSFARALLANPRILILDEATASIDTVTEVNIQKALKTLLAGRTAIIVAHRLSTIREADSIIVLDHGNIIEQGSHEELMELEKEYYRLVLSQFKRLEVG, from the coding sequence ATGGTAAAACGAAAAAAAGAACGATTCTTTTATTCCAGCGAACCGCCCATCGATAAGCCGTTTAATTGGGGGCTCATGACCCGGCTGTTCGAATATATGAGCCCATATAGAAAATCACTGCTGCCAAAAGCGGTCATCGCTATGCTGCTAACGACAGGAATCCGGCTCGTCGTCCCTATTTTTATTGGAGTCCTGACTTTCGACCATGCGATCAAAAATAAAAACACCCCATTGCTCATTGAGCTGATCACGTCCATTGCTGTCATGTACATTGTTTCGTGGGTTGCCAACACGTACCGGATCAGGTGGATGAATGAACTGGGGCAGCTCGTCATCTGTGACATCCGACAGCACTTGTTTAAGCATATCCAGCAGCTCTCGCACCGTTTCTTTGATCAGCGGTCAGCAGGTTCCATACTGGTGCGTGTGATCAATGATGTAAATTCACTTCAGGACTTGTTTACGAACGGCGTCATCAATGTCCTGATGGATTTAATTTTGCTTGTCGGGATCATAGTTCTTATGTTTGTCTACAGCCCGCCGCTTGCACTGGCTATTATGGTGGTTGTCCCGCTTATGTTTGTCATCTCAACGAGCATACGCCGCCGGATCCGCCGTTCCTGGCAGGTGGTCCGTGCACGGCAGGCAAAGATTAACTCTCATCTGAATGAGAGTATTCAAGGCATTAGGGTGACTCAGTCCTATACCCAGGAACAGGAGAATATGAACTTCTTTGACGGTATCAATAACGACAACCTGCTGAGCTGGAAACAGGCAACAAGGCTAAACGCCATGTTCCGCCCCTTTGTGGACGTATCGAACGCCATTGGGACCGTCATTCTAATCTGGTATGGATCACATTTAATCCAGCAAGGCTCTCTCGAAATGGGGGTATTTGTTTCTTTTGCCTTTTACCTTGGCATGTTCTGGGAGCCGATATCAAGACTTGGCCAAGTGTACAATCAGCTGCTCGTAGGTATGGCGTCTTCAGAACGTATTTTTGAATTCTTGGATGAAAGACCGAATGTGGCAGAAATTACGAATCCAGTGGAACCGGATGACGTCCGGGGGAAAGTGGTATTTAAGGAAGTGGAGTTCTCTTACGATGGCAAGCGGAAGGCACTGAACGGTATTGACCTGAATATTAAAGCAGGTGAAACGGTTGCGTTCGTCGGCCATACGGGCTCAGGAAAATCAACCATTGCCAACCTGATCTGCCGATTCTATGACGCTACTTCAGGGTCCGTTGAAATCGATGATATCCCTATTAAACATTTAAAGCTTGAAAGCCTTCGCCAACAGGTAAGTATTGTACTGCAGGACACGTTCATCTTCTCTGGTACCATCATGGAGAACATTCGATTTGGCCGGCCGGGAGCGAGCGATGAAGAGGTTCAAAGAGCAGCAGAAGCCGTCGGTGCGAACCTCTTTATTAACAAATTGAAGGATGGCTACCATACGGAGGTAGAAGAGCGGGGGAATGTCCTGTCTGTTGGAGAGCGGCAGTTATTATCCTTTGCGCGTGCCTTGCTCGCAAATCCGCGCATCCTTATTCTAGATGAGGCAACCGCGAGTATTGATACAGTAACCGAAGTCAATATACAAAAAGCGCTGAAGACCCTTCTTGCAGGGAGAACGGCCATTATTGTTGCCCACCGGCTTTCCACCATTCGTGAGGCCGATAGCATCATCGTACTCGATCACGGAAACATTATAGAACAAGGCAGCCACGAGGAGCTGATGGAGCTCGAGAAGGAATATTACCGGCTGGTCCTCTCACAGTTTAAAAGACTTGAAGTTGGGTAG
- a CDS encoding ABC transporter ATP-binding protein encodes METFRKLKAFYWPYKRYFLWSVVTLIILTGMTVIYPMVLQYTIDDVILKGKYDKVPLLALAFVVLMTVKGGFTFINQYLGDLFGVSAVYRLRKALYEKLQFLPFGYYDNAKTGDLMSRLTADVEGFRFFLSFGFAQLINFVFLIGFSLMVMFYYSVPLAFVTLGVLPFLGIVVYRFDKAVHPAFQAIRKSMGDLNTKVQENVSGMQTVKSLSREDFEIGKFMSSNKNYKDKQIFTAGIWAKYFPLMELIGNLCVVFLLSYGGYLVIQGKLMPGELVAFFSLVWYIIGPIMGLGFIINTFSQSKASGERLVELLDQPGELNHQSEAIESIEGDIEFKGVTHRYGAEEDPPLEEISFHVKKGQIIGLMGATGSGKTTLTQLISRFYESQAGEILIDGKPISTFDPIKLRQHIGVVFQESFLFSSTIKDNISYGDPNAEMDRIIAAAKQAQAHDFIMELPQRYETQLGERGLGLSGGQKQRISIARALLVNPSILLLDDATSAVDMETEFKIQQAFQEVMKDRTTFIIAHRISSLKHADEILVLENGRIAARGTHEQLLEQEGMYKRTYEFQYKDREALQAKRVSAGY; translated from the coding sequence GTGGAAACATTCCGGAAATTGAAAGCATTTTATTGGCCGTATAAAAGGTACTTTCTCTGGTCAGTCGTAACCCTTATTATCCTAACGGGCATGACAGTAATCTATCCCATGGTGCTTCAATATACGATAGATGATGTTATTTTAAAAGGGAAATATGATAAGGTTCCACTGCTTGCTCTAGCCTTTGTTGTTCTCATGACTGTTAAAGGCGGATTCACCTTTATTAATCAGTATCTCGGCGATCTATTCGGAGTCAGTGCGGTATACAGGCTGCGTAAAGCATTGTATGAAAAATTGCAGTTTTTGCCCTTTGGTTATTATGATAACGCTAAAACAGGTGACCTCATGTCCCGGCTTACTGCGGATGTCGAAGGATTTCGTTTTTTCCTTTCTTTCGGATTTGCACAATTGATCAACTTTGTTTTTCTCATTGGTTTCAGCTTAATGGTAATGTTCTATTACTCCGTCCCGCTTGCTTTTGTTACGTTAGGTGTACTTCCGTTTTTAGGTATTGTCGTCTACCGATTTGATAAAGCGGTTCACCCTGCATTTCAAGCTATACGTAAGTCAATGGGGGACTTGAATACCAAGGTCCAGGAAAATGTCAGCGGGATGCAGACGGTAAAGTCACTATCCAGAGAAGATTTCGAGATTGGCAAGTTTATGTCTTCCAACAAAAACTATAAGGATAAACAAATATTTACGGCTGGCATCTGGGCAAAATACTTTCCGCTCATGGAGCTGATCGGCAATCTTTGTGTCGTCTTTCTTTTATCGTATGGAGGCTATCTTGTCATTCAAGGGAAGCTAATGCCTGGGGAACTCGTTGCTTTTTTTAGTTTGGTCTGGTACATCATCGGACCCATTATGGGGTTGGGATTTATCATTAATACCTTTTCACAATCCAAAGCGTCCGGTGAACGATTAGTAGAACTCCTGGATCAACCTGGAGAGCTCAATCATCAATCAGAAGCGATTGAAAGCATCGAAGGAGATATCGAATTCAAAGGGGTTACGCATCGATACGGAGCAGAGGAGGATCCCCCACTTGAAGAAATTTCATTTCATGTGAAGAAGGGTCAGATTATTGGGCTGATGGGAGCGACTGGTTCCGGCAAGACAACACTCACCCAGCTCATTTCCAGATTTTACGAATCTCAAGCCGGCGAGATCCTAATTGACGGTAAACCGATTTCCACCTTTGATCCGATTAAACTTCGTCAGCATATTGGCGTTGTTTTTCAAGAATCTTTTTTATTCTCCTCAACCATCAAAGATAACATCTCATACGGTGACCCAAATGCTGAAATGGACCGCATTATCGCAGCGGCAAAACAGGCACAGGCGCATGATTTTATTATGGAGCTTCCACAGCGGTATGAAACGCAGCTTGGAGAACGCGGCCTTGGCCTTTCCGGTGGCCAAAAACAGCGAATTTCCATCGCGAGAGCGCTTCTTGTTAATCCGAGCATCCTCCTGCTAGATGATGCAACGAGCGCCGTTGATATGGAAACCGAATTTAAGATTCAGCAGGCTTTCCAAGAAGTTATGAAGGACCGAACGACATTTATCATCGCTCACCGCATCTCTTCCTTGAAGCATGCAGATGAAATTTTAGTGCTTGAGAACGGAAGAATTGCAGCAAGAGGAACTCATGAGCAGTTACTCGAGCAAGAAGGAATGTATAAACGTACGTATGAATTTCAATACAAGGACAGGGAAGCACTCCAAGCCAAACGAGTGTCAGCGGGGTATTGA